A single region of the Parasphingorhabdus litoris DSM 22379 genome encodes:
- a CDS encoding DUF3597 domain-containing protein produces MSIFGKIKSAIFGGEAKAAEPEAAAPAAEAAPVARAAISEVDVTARLDNIPGADKLNWRTSIVDLMKLVQIDASYENRKALAQELGNADYSGSAEDNIALHKRVMSEIAANGGIVPAELKD; encoded by the coding sequence ATGAGTATATTTGGAAAAATTAAAAGTGCGATTTTCGGCGGTGAAGCAAAGGCAGCTGAGCCCGAAGCGGCGGCACCGGCAGCCGAAGCGGCCCCTGTGGCTCGCGCAGCCATATCCGAAGTCGACGTGACGGCTCGTTTGGACAATATCCCTGGTGCTGACAAATTAAACTGGCGCACCTCGATTGTGGATTTGATGAAGCTCGTCCAGATTGACGCGAGCTATGAGAACCGCAAAGCCCTGGCACAAGAACTCGGCAATGCAGATTATAGCGGATCGGCAGAAGACAATATCGCACTGCACAAGCGCGTTATGTCAGAAATTGCAGCCAATGGCGGTATTGTTCCGGCTGAACTGAAAGACTGA
- a CDS encoding DUF937 domain-containing protein has protein sequence MSILEILQQSGGIGTMAKELGINESVAQAGAAALLPAVLGGFKKTTQAQPNGLDGLGGLLGQLGGGGLLDSVIGTQPTPVSQGNEVLGQIFGSKEVSRTVAAGAEQQTGISSDLLKKMLPIVAMMVAGYMAKQGGESAGGGGGGLGGLIGGLLGGGSNASSGGLGGLGSLLDLDGDGNPLDDIIGMAGKLTR, from the coding sequence ATGAGTATTTTAGAAATCTTGCAGCAATCAGGTGGCATTGGCACCATGGCCAAGGAATTGGGCATTAATGAAAGTGTTGCGCAAGCCGGTGCTGCCGCCTTGCTTCCTGCCGTTTTGGGCGGTTTCAAAAAGACAACACAGGCGCAGCCCAATGGCCTGGATGGACTAGGCGGCCTGTTGGGTCAACTGGGCGGTGGAGGACTGCTCGACAGTGTTATTGGTACGCAGCCTACGCCAGTGAGCCAGGGCAATGAAGTCCTTGGTCAGATATTCGGATCGAAAGAAGTCAGCCGGACGGTTGCGGCCGGTGCCGAGCAGCAAACCGGAATTAGCAGCGATCTGCTGAAGAAGATGCTTCCCATCGTTGCGATGATGGTTGCTGGCTATATGGCAAAACAGGGCGGTGAAAGCGCTGGCGGTGGAGGCGGCGGCCTGGGCGGCCTTATCGGCGGACTGCTTGGTGGCGGTTCCAATGCATCCTCTGGCGGCCTTGGCGGTTTGGGTTCACTACTGGATCTGGATGGTGATGGAAACCCGCTCGACGATATCATCGGTATGGCGGGCAAACTGACCCGTTAA
- the aguB gene encoding N-carbamoylputrescine amidase: MTENITVAALQLSLNGNETENIEAVSAHVAEAAEQGAQIILPPELFAGPYFCKTEDEALFALAKPVQDSAPVQAMQKLARQLGVAIPASFFERDGPHHYNSIAMIDPGGEIMGIYRKSHIPDGPGYEEKFYFRPGNSGFKVWDVFGTTIGVGICWDQWYPETARAMALIGAEILFYPTAIGSEPYDADLDTSRMWRRAMQGHAVSNCMPVVASNRIGKEEGQSFYGHSFIANEWGDLVLEYGAKDSGVLVASFDLDQARKHRAGMGFFRDRRPELYGRLVEDR; this comes from the coding sequence ATGACAGAGAATATCACAGTTGCTGCTTTGCAGTTGTCCCTAAATGGCAATGAAACAGAGAATATCGAAGCGGTTAGTGCACATGTTGCCGAAGCGGCAGAGCAGGGCGCGCAGATCATATTGCCACCGGAACTTTTCGCTGGCCCCTATTTTTGCAAGACCGAAGATGAGGCCTTGTTCGCACTCGCTAAACCGGTGCAGGACAGCGCGCCGGTGCAGGCGATGCAAAAGCTCGCGAGGCAATTGGGCGTGGCGATCCCGGCCAGTTTCTTTGAACGTGATGGACCGCATCATTACAACAGTATCGCCATGATTGATCCGGGTGGCGAGATCATGGGTATATATCGCAAAAGTCATATTCCGGACGGGCCAGGCTATGAAGAAAAATTCTATTTTCGTCCGGGCAATAGCGGCTTCAAAGTCTGGGACGTATTCGGCACTACCATAGGCGTCGGCATATGCTGGGACCAATGGTATCCCGAGACTGCACGAGCAATGGCTTTGATAGGTGCCGAAATACTGTTCTATCCCACCGCGATCGGTTCAGAGCCTTATGATGCGGATCTTGATACGAGCCGGATGTGGCGGCGCGCCATGCAGGGGCACGCAGTGAGCAATTGTATGCCAGTGGTCGCAAGCAATCGCATTGGGAAAGAGGAAGGGCAGAGCTTTTACGGCCACAGCTTCATTGCCAATGAATGGGGCGACTTAGTGCTGGAATATGGTGCAAAAGACAGCGGTGTGCTGGTGGCATCATTTGATCTGGACCAGGCGCGCAAGCATCGCGCTGGTATGGGATTTTTCCGGGACCGTCGGCCGGAGCTTTACGGGAGATTGGTTGAGGATCGATAG
- a CDS encoding class I SAM-dependent methyltransferase → MMKKRLMIGALTVLGMAAAMPVSAQNQEEDGVQNDSNLRTVIMHERRAEDKARDKYRNPSQTISFFGIEPEHTVVEYVPGGGWYSRILAPYVADNGKFIGLTFAPDPLPFGDETKERIRNFPTKFPNDVAEWTGMPATKFAAYTADKVPEEANGTADFVIIPRMMHNLMRWNVADSEIKVMRNMLKDGGMVGIVQHRAKGNAPFSYADGNKGYLRTDTVVKFMEAHGFELVKQSEANANPKDTADYPKGVWTLPPRYAEGDTDKAKYTAIGESDRMTLLFKKLP, encoded by the coding sequence ATGATGAAAAAGAGACTGATGATTGGTGCACTGACTGTCCTTGGAATGGCGGCGGCAATGCCTGTTTCGGCACAAAACCAGGAAGAGGATGGTGTGCAAAATGACAGCAATTTGCGTACGGTCATTATGCATGAACGCCGCGCGGAAGACAAAGCGCGCGATAAATATCGCAACCCCAGCCAGACAATCAGCTTCTTTGGCATCGAACCAGAACATACAGTTGTAGAATATGTACCCGGTGGCGGCTGGTACTCCCGTATATTGGCGCCTTATGTTGCGGATAACGGAAAGTTTATCGGCCTGACATTTGCACCCGATCCCTTGCCCTTTGGTGACGAAACCAAAGAGCGCATTCGCAATTTTCCCACGAAATTTCCGAATGATGTAGCCGAGTGGACGGGCATGCCAGCCACAAAATTTGCTGCCTACACGGCTGACAAGGTTCCGGAAGAAGCCAATGGAACCGCTGATTTTGTGATCATTCCACGCATGATGCACAATTTGATGCGCTGGAATGTGGCGGACAGTGAAATCAAAGTGATGCGTAATATGCTAAAAGATGGCGGCATGGTTGGTATTGTGCAGCACCGGGCCAAAGGCAACGCACCGTTTAGCTATGCTGATGGCAACAAGGGCTATTTGCGCACTGACACCGTTGTGAAATTCATGGAAGCCCATGGTTTTGAACTGGTCAAACAGTCCGAAGCCAATGCGAACCCCAAAGATACGGCGGACTACCCAAAAGGTGTCTGGACACTGCCGCCACGTTATGCGGAGGGTGATACGGATAAGGCAAAATATACAGCGATCGGTGAATCTGATCGTATGACTTTGCTGTTTAAAAAACTGCCGTGA
- a CDS encoding uracil-DNA glycosylase codes for MSDHGPLPFAEAPKNCLRCPRLVSLRKSLRKDQPEWWNAPVPAFGDPNAWLAIVGLAPGKEGANRTGRPFTGDASGDLLFATLDQVGLSNGTFQSRADDGVTLKGTMILNAVKCLPPENKPNGAEINNCQPYLIKALDGLPKLRVILALGKIAHDSVIRMTGGRLAEHKFAHGAQHSLPAGRVLIDSYHCSRYNVNTKRLTAEMFEAVFRKALSWHERDGA; via the coding sequence ATGAGTGATCATGGCCCCCTTCCTTTTGCCGAAGCGCCGAAAAACTGCCTTCGCTGCCCTAGGCTAGTCAGCTTGCGCAAATCGCTGCGCAAAGACCAACCCGAATGGTGGAACGCGCCAGTTCCAGCCTTTGGCGACCCCAATGCGTGGCTCGCGATCGTTGGTCTCGCACCGGGAAAAGAAGGTGCAAACCGCACCGGCAGACCCTTTACCGGCGACGCATCCGGAGATCTTTTGTTCGCCACGCTGGACCAAGTTGGCCTCTCCAATGGTACCTTTCAATCGCGTGCAGATGACGGCGTGACCCTCAAAGGCACCATGATCTTAAATGCCGTCAAATGCCTGCCGCCAGAGAACAAACCCAATGGCGCGGAAATTAACAACTGCCAGCCCTATCTGATCAAGGCTCTGGATGGTTTACCCAAATTGAGAGTCATTCTAGCCCTGGGAAAAATCGCTCATGACAGCGTGATCCGAATGACTGGCGGTAGACTTGCGGAACATAAGTTTGCGCATGGTGCCCAACATAGCTTGCCTGCCGGCCGTGTTCTCATCGACAGCTACCATTGCAGCCGCTACAATGTGAACACCAAGCGATTGACCGCTGAAATGTTTGAAGCGGTTTTCCGTAAAGCTCTGTCCTGGCATGAAAGGGATGGCGCATAG
- a CDS encoding NfeD family protein — translation MDIIEQIMSLESHYHWLIIALLLGIGEILVPGVFLIWLAAAAAITGFVAMFIDITVAGQFTLFGLLSLASVFFGRRWYLTNKVESEDPLLNDRSARLVGQTVTVVEAISATSGRAKVADGEWPATGPDMKKGTTARVAAVEGGVLQLEVLED, via the coding sequence ATGGATATCATTGAACAGATAATGTCGCTGGAATCGCACTATCACTGGCTGATAATCGCGCTGTTGCTCGGTATCGGTGAAATATTGGTACCGGGTGTATTCCTGATCTGGTTGGCTGCTGCTGCCGCCATAACCGGCTTCGTGGCGATGTTCATCGACATCACCGTTGCAGGTCAATTCACATTGTTCGGTTTGCTGTCACTGGCGTCCGTATTTTTCGGTCGGCGATGGTATCTGACCAACAAGGTTGAGAGCGAAGATCCCCTGCTCAATGATCGGTCCGCGCGATTGGTCGGGCAGACGGTTACTGTGGTCGAGGCTATTAGCGCAACGAGCGGCCGTGCCAAAGTTGCCGATGGCGAATGGCCAGCGACTGGACCAGATATGAAAAAAGGGACCACCGCGCGTGTTGCGGCTGTTGAGGGCGGCGTCCTCCAGCTTGAAGTGCTGGAGGACTAA
- a CDS encoding DUF3147 family protein — protein MGEFAVRAIVSGVIVAIVAIIARRYPAMGALIASLPLISILAMIWLWRDTGDTELLAGHVQATFFYVIPSLPMFLIIPLMLRQGINFWASLSAGILVTILLYVATIPIAARFGIKL, from the coding sequence ATGGGTGAATTTGCCGTCCGGGCGATAGTATCCGGGGTGATTGTGGCGATAGTCGCAATCATTGCCCGGCGCTATCCAGCCATGGGGGCACTGATTGCTTCATTGCCGCTCATTTCGATATTGGCAATGATCTGGTTGTGGCGGGATACCGGTGATACCGAATTGCTTGCGGGTCACGTACAGGCGACTTTCTTCTATGTCATTCCCAGCTTGCCCATGTTTCTTATCATCCCGCTGATGTTGCGGCAGGGGATAAATTTCTGGGCTTCTCTGTCGGCAGGCATATTGGTCACGATATTATTGTATGTCGCCACAATTCCGATTGCGGCTCGTTTCGGCATCAAGTTATGA